One Thiocapsa bogorovii DNA segment encodes these proteins:
- the mtgA gene encoding monofunctional biosynthetic peptidoglycan transglycosylase — MKDDKQGSETLGVDRGIEAGHYAAPGEPLSQTRVFHIRSIGHDRHPLTRVGRFLLRALGNLALLSIALVLTLRWVDPPASAFMLRHAFNLWRLDQSPPYYHQTWVPWDRISLPTRLAAIAGEDQRFPSHRGFDLIEIRLAWADYKNGGRLRGASTITQQAAKNLFLWPRSDLPRKLLEAWFTLLMELLWPKERILEVYLNIVQFSPNTYGIGAASLRYFDRPASELTMREASLLIGVLPAPGHYRLDKPSERLERRAAWISDQASRLGGIRYLDQL, encoded by the coding sequence ATGAAGGACGACAAGCAAGGGTCGGAAACGCTCGGAGTGGATCGCGGGATCGAGGCTGGACACTATGCGGCGCCGGGCGAGCCGTTGTCGCAAACCCGCGTCTTTCACATCCGATCCATCGGCCATGACCGACATCCGCTGACCCGCGTCGGTCGCTTTCTGCTCAGAGCGTTGGGCAATCTGGCGCTGCTCTCGATCGCGCTGGTCTTGACGCTACGCTGGGTCGACCCGCCCGCATCCGCCTTCATGCTGCGGCACGCCTTTAACCTCTGGCGACTCGACCAATCGCCGCCCTACTATCATCAGACCTGGGTACCCTGGGATCGGATCTCGCTGCCGACTCGCCTGGCGGCCATCGCCGGCGAAGACCAGCGTTTTCCGAGCCATCGGGGTTTCGACCTGATCGAGATTCGCCTGGCTTGGGCCGACTATAAAAACGGCGGACGCCTGCGCGGAGCCAGCACCATTACGCAACAGGCGGCCAAGAACCTCTTCCTCTGGCCGCGTTCGGATCTGCCGCGCAAGCTGCTCGAGGCCTGGTTCACGCTGCTGATGGAGCTCCTGTGGCCGAAGGAGCGCATCCTCGAGGTCTATCTGAACATCGTGCAGTTCAGCCCCAACACCTACGGTATCGGCGCGGCCAGCCTGCGCTATTTCGATCGACCGGCGAGCGAGCTGACCATGCGCGAAGCCTCGCTGCTGATCGGCGTGCTGCCTGCGCCCGGACATTATCGTCTGGACAAGCCCTCGGAACGTTTGGAGCGACGCGCGGCCTGGATCAGCGATCAGGCGAGCCGACTGGGTGGCATCCGTTACCTGGACCAGCTTTAA
- a CDS encoding biliverdin-producing heme oxygenase has protein sequence MQDIQDTSRPATSERLAVVLRRATAETHEAVERLPLMTRLTSPTVTREDYLKYLHALADVYAALEDGLLDALDEEIRNDLGVRRKLPAILKDLAEQGQPHVLRTSAQLAPSGAAAALGGLYVLEGATLGGRVIAKHLRRCLGPVLGSAGFLDFHGKQSAAAWKRFANILDSLPVHGRMDPSEVIAGALATFTAIHRMLESPGAWSAPARADPSPVGLPCRRRRHLRDSVPPTNED, from the coding sequence ATGCAAGACATTCAAGACACGTCCCGACCGGCGACCTCCGAGCGACTGGCGGTTGTCCTGCGCCGCGCGACGGCCGAGACACATGAGGCGGTCGAACGCTTGCCCCTGATGACCCGACTCACGTCGCCGACGGTCACCCGCGAAGACTATCTCAAGTATCTGCATGCCTTGGCCGATGTCTACGCGGCCCTGGAGGACGGCCTGCTCGACGCGCTGGACGAGGAAATCCGCAACGATCTGGGGGTTCGACGCAAGTTGCCGGCGATCCTCAAGGATCTTGCTGAGCAGGGCCAGCCGCACGTGCTGCGCACCTCGGCCCAGCTCGCCCCGAGCGGGGCAGCTGCCGCGCTGGGCGGCCTCTATGTGCTGGAGGGTGCAACGCTCGGCGGTCGGGTGATCGCGAAACACCTGCGCCGCTGTCTTGGCCCGGTGCTGGGCTCCGCCGGTTTCCTAGACTTTCACGGCAAGCAGTCCGCGGCGGCCTGGAAACGCTTTGCGAACATCCTCGACAGCCTTCCCGTCCACGGTCGCATGGATCCGTCCGAGGTGATCGCAGGCGCACTTGCGACCTTTACGGCGATTCATCGGATGCTCGAAAGCCCAGGCGCATGGAGCGCACCCGCACGGGCAGATCCGTCTCCCGTCGGATTGCCGTGCCGGAGGCGGAGACACCTGAGGGACTCGGTTCCACCCACCAACGAGGATTGA
- the uvrB gene encoding excinuclease ABC subunit UvrB, translating to MSERPFQLVSPFAPAGDQPEAIRRLVEGLSDGESAMTLLGVTGSGKTFTIANVIDRVQRPALVLAPNKTLAAQLYGEMKEFFPHNAVEYFVSYYDYYQPEAYVPSTDTYIEKDSSINEHIEQMRLSATKALLERPDVIIVASVSSIYGLGDPDAYLKMVLHLNRGDLIDQRALLRRLADLQYRRNEIELSRGTYRVRGDVIDIYPAESDDEALRVELFDEEIENLSLFDPLTGEQLRKVPRYTVFPKTHYATPRETILNAVEQIKVELKDRLTWLRDNDKLVEAQRLEQRTLFDLEMMLEVGYCSGVENYSRYLSGRGPGEPPPTLYDYLPADAIVVIDESHVTVPQLGGMYKGDRSRKENLVDYGFRLPSALDNRPLRFEEFQARQPQTIYVSATPRDYEIQHSGAVVEQVVRPTGLVDPEVEVRPALTQVDDLLSEIGLRVAAGERVLVTTLTKRMAEDLTEYLNEHGVKVRYLHSDIDTVERVEIIRDLRLGEFDVLVGINLLREGLDMPEVSLVAILDADKEGFLRSEGSLIQTIGRAARNANGKAILYADRVTGSMRRAIDETERRRSKQILHNTAEGITPQTIRKAVADIMEGAIPGAPMKARNYAKVAEEIIEYATLTPQQMSKKLKALEKTMYQHAKNLEFEQAAAVRDKIKELQGRGLAA from the coding sequence ATGTCCGAACGCCCTTTTCAACTGGTCTCGCCGTTTGCCCCCGCGGGCGATCAGCCCGAGGCGATCCGCCGCCTGGTGGAGGGCCTAAGTGACGGGGAGTCTGCGATGACCCTACTCGGCGTGACCGGCTCGGGCAAGACCTTCACGATCGCCAACGTGATAGACCGGGTGCAGCGCCCGGCCTTGGTCCTGGCGCCGAACAAGACCCTCGCGGCCCAGCTCTACGGCGAGATGAAGGAGTTCTTCCCGCACAACGCCGTGGAGTATTTCGTCTCCTATTACGACTACTACCAGCCCGAGGCCTACGTCCCTTCGACAGACACCTATATCGAGAAGGACTCCTCGATCAACGAGCACATCGAGCAGATGCGTCTCTCGGCGACCAAGGCGCTGCTGGAGCGTCCCGATGTCATCATCGTGGCGAGCGTCTCCTCCATCTACGGCTTGGGCGACCCGGACGCCTATCTTAAGATGGTGCTGCATCTGAACCGCGGCGATCTGATCGATCAACGCGCCCTGCTGCGCCGGCTCGCCGATCTGCAATACCGGCGCAACGAGATCGAGCTCTCGCGCGGCACCTACCGGGTGCGCGGCGACGTGATCGACATCTACCCGGCCGAGTCGGACGACGAGGCGCTGCGGGTCGAGCTGTTCGACGAGGAGATCGAGAACCTATCGCTCTTCGACCCGCTCACCGGCGAGCAGCTGCGCAAGGTCCCGCGCTATACGGTCTTCCCGAAGACGCACTACGCCACGCCGCGCGAGACCATCCTGAACGCGGTCGAGCAGATCAAGGTCGAGCTGAAGGACCGGCTGACCTGGCTGCGGGACAACGACAAGCTGGTCGAGGCCCAGCGCCTGGAGCAGCGCACCCTGTTCGATCTGGAGATGATGCTCGAGGTCGGCTACTGCTCCGGGGTCGAGAACTACAGCCGCTATCTCTCCGGACGCGGACCCGGCGAGCCGCCGCCGACGCTGTACGACTATCTGCCGGCGGATGCCATCGTCGTTATCGACGAGAGTCATGTCACCGTTCCCCAGCTCGGCGGCATGTACAAGGGCGACCGCTCGCGCAAGGAGAACCTGGTCGACTACGGCTTCCGGCTGCCCTCCGCGCTCGACAATCGCCCGCTGCGATTCGAGGAGTTCCAGGCCCGCCAACCCCAGACCATCTATGTTTCGGCCACCCCGCGCGACTATGAGATCCAGCACTCGGGCGCCGTCGTCGAGCAGGTGGTCCGACCGACCGGCCTAGTGGACCCGGAGGTCGAGGTCCGTCCCGCGCTGACCCAGGTCGACGATCTGCTCTCCGAGATCGGACTGCGGGTCGCCGCCGGCGAGCGGGTTCTGGTCACGACGCTCACCAAGCGCATGGCCGAGGATCTGACGGAGTATCTCAACGAGCACGGGGTGAAGGTCCGCTATCTGCACTCGGACATCGACACGGTCGAGCGCGTCGAGATCATCCGCGACCTGCGCCTGGGCGAGTTCGACGTCTTGGTCGGGATCAATCTGCTGCGCGAGGGGCTCGACATGCCGGAGGTCTCGCTGGTGGCCATCCTGGACGCGGACAAGGAGGGCTTCCTGCGCTCGGAGGGCTCCTTGATCCAGACCATCGGGCGCGCCGCGCGCAACGCCAACGGCAAGGCGATCCTCTATGCCGATCGCGTCACCGGCTCCATGCGCCGTGCCATCGACGAGACCGAGCGGCGCCGCTCCAAGCAGATCCTTCACAACACCGCCGAGGGCATCACGCCTCAGACCATCCGCAAGGCGGTCGCCGACATCATGGAGGGCGCCATCCCGGGCGCGCCCATGAAGGCACGCAACTATGCCAAGGTTGCCGAGGAGATCATCGAATACGCCACCCTGACGCCGCAGCAGATGTCCAAGAAGCTCAAAGCGCTGGAAAAGACCATGTACCAGCACGCGAAGAACCTCGAGTTCGAGCAGGCCGCCGCCGTCCGGGATAAGATCAAAGAGTTGCAGGGACGCGGGCTTGCGGCCTGA
- a CDS encoding type I restriction endonuclease subunit R produces MAITDINSEDRLVQETFADHLHRVLGWDSLYAWNQETFGPDGTLGRTDTKEVVLTRDLHAAIAKLNPELPAKAVEDAIAQLTRQDFTRSTLQHNQGFYRYIRDGVPVSYRDAKGQMRQGFARVIDFRRPENNRFLCVRELKITGLRTPNYNRRADLVCFVNGLPLVFIELKAVYKNIRAGFDGNLRDYLDEHVIAHAFHHNAFLIVSNGHRARYGSITSQWEHFAEWKRQDERDAGSLEAEVLLNGLLAKERLLDLVENFILFDASKPGAVRKIVARNHQILGVNLAVDSVVRQEVLKGEFPRGKRLRSRVIELPLESQRFLKAAEEPSPYIPKGPIELIERAHPDLGRLGVFWHTQGSGKSYSMAFFTEKVRRIVPGNFTFVLMTDRNDLDSQIYKTFVGCGVADDRTPRAGSGKELEQLLRENHRYVFSLIHKFNQAVKFDEPYSKRDDIIVISDEAHRTQAGWLARNMRLALPNAAFIGFTGTPLFKHDELTKRIFGGYISCYDFKRSEEDGATVKLVYENRGEKLGIARLDLNDRIADKIDEADLDPDQEALLEKLLGKDYEIITADDRLDKIAEDFVEHCATRWESGKSMLVCIDKITCARVFQRILPRWTAKAESVHGKAEAKHVEIASETDPYVRERLRAELDRLRSQARWLDKTLIQIVISEAQNEVTDFKRWGFDIIPHRALLKQGFETTDGKRVDVETAFKDPEHPFRVAIVCAMWLTGFDVESLSTLYIDKPMKAHTLMQAIARANRCYPGKDFGLIVDYNGMLKSLREALAQYALGDDSGGEEEIIAPIEERVQALLEAIEATEAHVRALGAEMTALLGTHGFARIKGIADAVDAVYTSDESKRRFEILARQVFVRFRALLMEPMAFTYAERHDNIEAIYKKLTERRDTADVTELLKELHRIVNQAIRADAPGDDQTVGLTYDLSRIDLEKLREEFAKKVNHKATALQDIREIVEQKLAEMLRHNPKRMDYYKRYQQIIADYNREKDRVTIEDTFTELTDLIEGLDAEQRRAAEEGLSEDELALFDLLQKETLGKAEREQVKQASQSLLASLRELLSPMERWTEKEQTQAEVEIFILDRLYTELPSPPFTDDDKQEMAAVVYRHVWQQSVSGALGMAA; encoded by the coding sequence ATGGCCATCACGGATATCAACAGCGAAGACCGCTTGGTCCAGGAGACCTTCGCGGATCATCTGCATCGGGTCCTGGGGTGGGACAGCCTCTACGCCTGGAACCAGGAGACCTTCGGACCCGACGGCACACTCGGGCGCACGGACACCAAGGAGGTCGTGCTGACCCGCGATCTGCACGCCGCCATCGCCAAGCTCAACCCGGAGCTGCCCGCAAAGGCCGTGGAGGACGCCATCGCCCAGCTGACCCGCCAGGACTTCACCCGCTCGACGCTTCAACACAATCAGGGGTTCTACCGCTACATCCGCGATGGGGTGCCGGTCAGCTATCGGGATGCCAAGGGGCAGATGCGCCAGGGCTTTGCCCGGGTCATCGACTTCCGCCGGCCCGAGAACAACCGCTTCCTCTGCGTGCGCGAGCTGAAGATCACCGGGCTGCGCACGCCCAACTACAATCGCCGCGCCGATCTGGTCTGCTTCGTCAACGGCTTGCCGCTGGTCTTCATCGAGCTGAAGGCGGTCTACAAAAACATCCGCGCCGGCTTCGACGGGAATCTGCGCGACTATCTGGACGAGCATGTCATCGCCCATGCCTTCCATCACAACGCCTTCCTGATCGTCAGCAACGGCCACCGGGCGCGCTATGGCTCCATCACCAGCCAGTGGGAGCATTTTGCGGAGTGGAAGCGCCAGGACGAGCGCGACGCGGGCAGCCTGGAGGCCGAGGTGCTGCTGAACGGCCTGCTCGCCAAGGAGCGACTACTCGATCTCGTCGAGAACTTCATCCTCTTCGATGCCAGCAAGCCGGGCGCGGTTCGCAAGATCGTCGCGCGCAACCATCAGATCCTGGGCGTCAATCTCGCCGTGGATTCGGTCGTTCGACAAGAGGTGTTGAAAGGCGAGTTTCCGCGCGGCAAGCGTCTGCGCAGCCGGGTCATCGAGCTGCCGCTCGAATCCCAGCGGTTTTTGAAGGCGGCCGAGGAGCCCAGTCCCTACATCCCCAAAGGACCGATCGAGCTGATCGAGCGTGCCCACCCGGACCTCGGCAGGCTCGGCGTCTTCTGGCATACGCAGGGCAGCGGCAAGTCCTACTCCATGGCCTTCTTCACCGAGAAGGTGCGCCGGATCGTGCCGGGCAACTTCACTTTCGTCCTCATGACCGATCGCAACGATCTGGACAGTCAGATCTACAAGACCTTCGTCGGCTGCGGGGTCGCGGACGACCGGACACCGCGCGCCGGGTCCGGGAAGGAGCTGGAGCAGCTGCTCAGGGAGAACCATCGCTACGTCTTCAGCCTGATCCACAAGTTCAACCAGGCCGTGAAGTTCGACGAACCCTACAGCAAACGCGACGACATCATCGTGATCTCGGACGAAGCGCATCGCACTCAAGCGGGCTGGCTCGCACGCAACATGCGCCTGGCCTTACCGAATGCTGCCTTTATCGGCTTCACCGGAACACCGCTGTTCAAGCACGACGAGCTGACCAAGCGCATCTTCGGCGGCTATATCTCGTGCTACGACTTCAAGCGCTCCGAGGAAGACGGGGCCACGGTCAAGCTGGTGTACGAGAATCGCGGCGAGAAGCTAGGCATCGCCCGGCTCGATCTGAACGACCGCATCGCCGACAAGATCGATGAGGCCGATTTGGACCCCGATCAGGAGGCGTTGCTGGAGAAACTGCTCGGCAAAGACTACGAGATCATCACGGCCGACGATCGGCTGGACAAGATCGCCGAGGACTTCGTCGAGCATTGCGCGACCCGCTGGGAATCCGGCAAGTCGATGCTGGTGTGTATCGACAAGATCACCTGTGCCCGTGTCTTTCAGCGCATTCTGCCGCGCTGGACGGCCAAGGCCGAATCCGTGCACGGCAAGGCCGAGGCCAAGCACGTCGAAATCGCCTCCGAGACGGATCCGTATGTCCGCGAGCGCCTGAGGGCGGAGTTGGATCGGCTGCGCAGCCAGGCCCGATGGCTGGACAAGACCCTTATCCAGATCGTCATCAGCGAGGCGCAGAACGAGGTCACCGACTTCAAGAGGTGGGGCTTCGACATCATCCCGCATCGGGCACTGCTGAAGCAGGGATTCGAGACGACGGACGGCAAGCGGGTGGATGTGGAGACCGCTTTCAAGGACCCGGAGCATCCCTTCCGTGTCGCCATCGTCTGCGCAATGTGGCTGACCGGATTCGATGTGGAGAGCCTGTCCACGCTCTACATCGACAAGCCCATGAAGGCGCACACCCTGATGCAGGCCATTGCACGCGCCAACCGCTGCTATCCGGGCAAGGACTTCGGTCTGATCGTCGACTACAACGGCATGCTCAAGAGCCTGCGCGAGGCGCTCGCCCAGTATGCACTCGGTGATGACAGCGGAGGTGAAGAGGAGATCATCGCACCCATCGAGGAACGGGTGCAGGCGCTGCTCGAAGCCATCGAGGCGACCGAGGCCCATGTTCGTGCCCTGGGGGCGGAGATGACGGCCCTGCTCGGCACACACGGATTCGCTCGCATCAAGGGTATTGCGGATGCCGTGGACGCCGTCTACACGAGCGATGAATCCAAGCGGCGTTTCGAGATCCTGGCCCGTCAGGTCTTCGTCCGCTTCCGGGCACTTCTGATGGAGCCGATGGCCTTCACCTATGCCGAGCGACACGACAACATCGAAGCCATCTACAAGAAGCTCACCGAGCGGCGCGACACCGCGGACGTCACCGAGCTTCTGAAGGAGCTGCACCGCATTGTGAATCAGGCCATCCGCGCCGACGCACCGGGGGACGACCAAACCGTGGGGCTGACCTACGATCTCAGCCGGATCGACCTGGAGAAGCTCCGCGAAGAGTTCGCGAAGAAGGTCAACCATAAGGCGACGGCACTCCAGGACATCCGCGAAATCGTCGAGCAAAAGCTCGCCGAGATGCTTAGGCACAATCCGAAACGGATGGATTATTACAAGCGTTACCAGCAGATCATCGCCGACTACAACCGCGAAAAGGACCGGGTCACGATCGAGGACACCTTCACCGAGCTGACGGACCTGATTGAGGGTCTTGATGCCGAGCAGAGACGCGCTGCCGAGGAGGGTCTCAGCGAAGATGAGCTCGCGCTCTTCGACCTGCTGCAAAAGGAGACGCTCGGCAAGGCGGAACGCGAACAGGTCAAGCAGGCGAGTCAGTCCCTGTTGGCGTCACTGCGCGAGCTGCTGTCGCCCATGGAGCGATGGACAGAAAAGGAGCAGACCCAAGCCGAAGTCGAAATCTTCATCCTCGATCGGCTCTACACTGAGCTGCCGTCGCCACCCTTCACGGACGACGATAAGCAAGAAATGGCCGCGGTCGTCTATCGCCACGTCTGGCAGCAGTCGGTGAGCGGCGCACTCGGAATGGCGGCTTGA
- a CDS encoding histidine phosphatase family protein: MSEILVDLIRHGEPVGGPRYRGNGTDDPLSPAGWSQMAEALGEAAPWDQVISSPMSRCRVFAADLAGRYGLPLVVDPSLIEVGMGAWEGRARSAVAEEEPERFAAFYRDPVGERPPGAEPLERLLARVADAYARHLAAYPGRRLLIVCHAGVMRALVGHLLGADARRWYRIRIDYAGLVRVRHGRLGPSIEWVNARTLC, translated from the coding sequence ATGTCCGAGATCCTGGTCGATCTGATCCGTCACGGCGAGCCCGTCGGCGGTCCGCGCTATCGCGGCAACGGGACCGACGATCCGCTCAGCCCGGCGGGCTGGTCGCAGATGGCCGAGGCGCTCGGCGAGGCGGCGCCTTGGGATCAGGTCATCAGCTCGCCGATGTCGCGCTGCCGTGTCTTTGCCGCGGATCTCGCCGGGCGATACGGATTGCCGCTGGTCGTCGACCCGAGCCTGATCGAGGTCGGTATGGGCGCCTGGGAGGGGCGTGCCCGCAGCGCGGTTGCCGAGGAGGAGCCCGAGCGCTTCGCCGCCTTCTATCGGGATCCCGTTGGCGAGCGCCCGCCCGGCGCCGAGCCCTTGGAGCGCCTGCTCGCGCGCGTTGCGGATGCCTACGCCCGTCATTTGGCCGCCTATCCGGGTCGCCGGCTGCTGATCGTCTGCCATGCCGGTGTGATGCGGGCGCTGGTCGGGCATCTGCTCGGTGCCGATGCGCGCCGCTGGTATCGCATCAGGATCGACTACGCCGGGCTCGTGCGGGTCCGTCACGGGCGTCTCGGTCCGAGCATCGAGTGGGTCAACGCGCGGACGCTGTGTTAG
- a CDS encoding pyridoxal phosphate-dependent aminotransferase, with product MTIKLAARVQAVKPSATLAITARAKALRAAGKDVIGLGAGEPDFDTPDHIKEAAIAAIRAGFTKYTAVDGTTELKQAVIDKFKRENGLDYAHDQILVSCGGKQSFFNLAQALLDPGDEVVIPAPYWVSYPDMVLLAGGAPGLVHAGADQRFKITPGQLKGALTDKTRLVVINSPSNPTGMAYSREELEALGEVLREFPRTLVATDDMYEHIRWSPEPFVNIVNACPELYPRSLVLNGVSKAYSMTGWRIGYAGGPAEIIKAMKKVQGQSTSNPTSISQVAAQAALEGPQECIGVMLKAFHERHDFVVERLNQIPGIECLPTDGTFYVFPKVQGAIDKLPGIANDLDFAEYLIEKAGVALVPGSAFGLNGYARISIATSRANLEQALERIAAAVA from the coding sequence ATGACCATCAAGCTCGCCGCGCGCGTTCAGGCTGTCAAACCCTCCGCCACCCTGGCCATCACGGCCCGCGCCAAGGCCCTGCGCGCCGCGGGCAAGGACGTCATCGGGCTTGGCGCCGGTGAGCCTGACTTCGACACGCCCGATCACATCAAGGAAGCGGCGATCGCCGCGATCCGCGCCGGCTTCACCAAATATACCGCTGTCGACGGAACCACCGAGCTCAAGCAAGCCGTCATCGACAAGTTCAAGCGCGAGAACGGGCTGGACTATGCCCACGACCAGATCCTGGTCTCCTGCGGCGGCAAGCAGAGCTTTTTCAACCTCGCCCAAGCGCTTCTGGATCCGGGCGACGAGGTCGTTATCCCTGCGCCTTACTGGGTCTCCTATCCGGATATGGTCCTGCTCGCCGGCGGCGCGCCCGGGCTTGTGCATGCCGGGGCCGATCAGCGCTTCAAGATCACCCCCGGACAGCTCAAGGGCGCCCTCACCGACAAGACCCGCTTGGTCGTCATCAACAGTCCGTCGAACCCCACCGGCATGGCCTACAGCCGCGAGGAGCTTGAAGCGCTCGGCGAGGTGCTGCGCGAGTTCCCGCGCACCCTCGTTGCCACCGACGACATGTACGAGCACATCCGCTGGAGCCCCGAGCCCTTCGTCAACATCGTCAACGCCTGCCCGGAGCTCTACCCGCGGAGCCTGGTCCTCAACGGCGTCTCCAAGGCCTACTCCATGACCGGCTGGCGCATCGGCTATGCTGGCGGCCCGGCCGAGATCATCAAGGCCATGAAGAAGGTGCAGGGCCAGAGCACCTCCAACCCGACCTCCATCTCCCAAGTCGCCGCCCAAGCCGCCTTGGAAGGCCCGCAGGAGTGCATCGGCGTCATGCTCAAGGCGTTCCACGAGCGCCACGACTTCGTGGTCGAACGCCTCAACCAGATCCCCGGCATCGAATGTCTGCCGACCGACGGCACCTTCTACGTCTTCCCGAAGGTGCAGGGCGCGATCGACAAGCTCCCCGGAATCGCCAACGACCTGGACTTCGCGGAATACCTGATCGAGAAGGCCGGCGTGGCCCTCGTGCCCGGCTCCGCCTTCGGCCTCAACGGCTACGCGCGCATCTCGATCGCCACCAGCCGTGCGAATCTGGAGCAGGCGCTGGAGCGGATCGCCGCTGCGGTCGCATAA
- a CDS encoding bacteriohemerythrin yields the protein MTRLLAWHDEWSLNIESLDAEHRGLIELLADICHRFGPEASPRRSGDASALIDALTDLGEAAREHFKREEDMMHAVGYEDMAEHRTEHALLMAEYTDQLRHWRAEGIDVFDEEAQNNARDWILDHILGADRDFAKAFHEIEGHLPAPGHPHDVAEQSRLNAARRYP from the coding sequence ATGACAAGGCTTTTGGCTTGGCACGACGAATGGTCACTCAACATCGAGAGCCTGGATGCAGAGCATCGTGGGCTCATCGAGCTCCTCGCGGATATCTGTCACCGTTTCGGTCCCGAGGCGTCCCCGCGACGCTCCGGCGACGCCTCCGCCCTCATTGATGCCCTGACCGACCTCGGCGAGGCCGCGCGGGAGCACTTCAAACGCGAAGAGGACATGATGCATGCAGTCGGCTACGAGGACATGGCCGAGCACCGCACAGAGCACGCGCTCTTGATGGCCGAGTACACCGATCAGCTACGCCACTGGCGTGCCGAAGGGATCGACGTCTTCGACGAGGAGGCGCAGAACAACGCGCGCGACTGGATCCTGGACCACATTCTGGGCGCGGATCGCGATTTCGCGAAGGCATTTCACGAGATTGAAGGCCACTTGCCCGCTCCGGGCCACCCCCATGACGTGGCGGAGCAGTCCCGCCTCAACGCGGCCCGAAGATATCCTTGA
- a CDS encoding 3-deoxy-7-phosphoheptulonate synthase encodes MQKTDDLRIREIKEVRSPSALHREFPISEAAAQTVYSTRHAIQQILHGRDDRLLVVAGPCSVHDPRAALEYAARLHGVRDALSDRLLIVMRVYFEKPRTTVGWKGLINDPNLDGSFEINQGLGIARKLLLDLNSMQIPAGTEFLDLISPQYIADLVSWGAIGARTTESQGHRELASGLSCPVGFKNATNGDVKVAIDAIHAAARPHVFMSVTKEGQSAIFSTTGNVDTHIILRGGQRPNYDTESVSIAAEQIIESGLTPKIMIDFSHANSRKRPEKQVRVCQDVAGQIARGDRGIMGVMIESHLVGGRQDLASSDGMVFGQSVTDACIGWDDTVPMLQELADAVARRRGL; translated from the coding sequence ATGCAAAAGACCGACGATCTGCGCATCCGCGAAATCAAAGAAGTCCGCTCCCCGAGCGCGTTGCACCGGGAATTCCCGATCTCGGAGGCGGCTGCGCAGACCGTCTATTCCACGCGCCACGCCATTCAGCAGATCCTCCACGGTCGGGACGATCGCCTGCTGGTCGTTGCGGGTCCATGCTCGGTTCACGATCCCCGTGCCGCGCTCGAGTATGCCGCGCGTCTCCATGGCGTCCGCGACGCGCTGAGCGATCGCCTGCTGATTGTCATGCGTGTCTATTTCGAGAAACCACGGACCACGGTCGGCTGGAAGGGCCTGATCAACGATCCGAACCTGGATGGCAGCTTCGAGATCAACCAGGGGCTCGGCATTGCGCGCAAGCTCCTGCTGGACCTCAACAGTATGCAGATCCCAGCCGGGACCGAATTCCTCGATCTTATCAGCCCGCAATATATCGCCGACCTGGTGAGCTGGGGCGCCATCGGTGCGCGTACGACCGAGAGCCAGGGCCATCGCGAGCTGGCCTCCGGTCTGTCCTGCCCGGTGGGTTTCAAGAACGCCACCAACGGGGATGTCAAGGTCGCGATCGATGCCATTCACGCCGCGGCGCGTCCGCACGTCTTCATGTCGGTCACCAAGGAGGGTCAGTCTGCGATCTTCAGCACCACAGGGAACGTCGACACCCACATCATCCTGCGCGGCGGCCAACGGCCGAACTACGATACGGAGAGCGTGAGCATCGCCGCGGAGCAGATCATCGAGTCCGGTCTGACGCCAAAGATCATGATTGACTTCAGCCACGCCAACAGCCGCAAGCGCCCCGAAAAACAGGTGCGGGTCTGCCAGGACGTCGCCGGTCAGATCGCGCGCGGGGATCGCGGCATCATGGGCGTCATGATCGAGAGTCACCTGGTCGGGGGACGGCAAGACCTAGCCTCGAGCGACGGTATGGTCTTCGGTCAAAGCGTCACCGATGCCTGTATCGGCTGGGACGATACGGTGCCGATGCTGCAGGAGCTTGCGGATGCCGTCGCGCGCCGCCGCGGCCTTTGA